The Blautia luti nucleotide sequence GGATATACGATTTTTAAAGCATATGACGGTCTGGACGCAATCAATATATTGCACAGTCAGCCGGTGGATCTGCTGATCATAGATATTATGATGCCGAAGCTGGATGGCATTCGGGCTACTTTGAAGATAAGGGAAGAGAATCCTCTTCCGATCATTATTCTTTCTGCGAAATCAGAGGATGCAGATAAGATCCTTGGATTAAATGTAGGTGCAGACGATTATGTGACAAAACCTTTTAATCCGCTGGAACTGGTGGCAAGGGTGAAATCACAGCTTCGAAGATATACAAGACTGGGAGCAGCAATACCTGTGGAGAATGCTCATATCTACGAGACAGGAGGTCTGAGCATAAACGATGACCTGAAGGAAGTCAGGGTAGACGGTGATGTAGTGAAGCTGACACCTATTGAGTACAATATCCTTCTTCTACTGATGAAGAATCAGGGAAGGGTATTTTCCATTAATCAGATTTACGAAAACATCTGGAATGAGGAAGCAGTTGCTGCAGATAATACAGTGGCAGTGCATATCCGGCATATCAGAGAAAAAATTGAGATTAATCCAAGAGAACCAAGATACCTGAAAGTTGTGTGGGGACTTGGATATAAGGTGGAAAAAATTTAACCAAATCAAGTAAGTCCCCTGCTTCAATTGCGAAAAGCAATAAGCAGTGGGTGGGGACTTGCTTGTATCAGGAGGCGTGCAAGCGCATTCTGATAAACTGCGAAGCAGTTATTTGGTTATGAGCAAGTAGCAAAGCGGATTGCGAATATCCGCTTGACAAAGCAATAAATTAAATAAAAAAGGAAAGGGACAAACATTATGAAGGGAAAAGGATACAGAAGCAGTTCTGTCAAGGCAATCTGGATCGTGATCGCGCATCTGGCAGCAGTTGTAGCAGCAGTCTGTGCAGCTATGTTTGTGATGATCTATCAGACTGGAATCCGCCTGGATGACAGAGGCAAAAGTTACACAGAATCAGAAGCATTTGAGAAACAGGTCAGCAACAGAGGATCAGATATTCTGGTCAGTCTGGCAGCGCAGGATGACATTAACTATCTGAAAAATGCTGGTTCATCGGCAGTAATCGATCTGGCAGAATTTGAGGAAAAAGGAAACACCCGTGATTCCATCAGAGATCTTTCTCTGAAAAATACTTCCGGGCTTGCGTACTCTGTAAGTGATCTTCTGGAGTGGGGAAAAGACTGGGAGGCAAACTATTATGAAGGTGTTTATGACGAAGATTCACAGGTCATAAGATGTGAATCTTCTGACGGAACCAGCCACTATTTTTATCGGACTGACTTTAAAAAGATGGTGGCAGATGGAACACTGAAAATTAATTACAATACAGATTTTCTTGAAGAAGATGATTTCGAATCAAAGACCGAGTCCGAGAAACTGGATACCGTAGCAGATGAACTTTATTACAGATATACCTCACAATCAGAGAATATCGGCAACGTTACGGATACCAGAACAAACACAGAATATCCGGGATGTTTTTTCGTAGAACTGAGTCAGCTGGACGAGAAATTTGCACCACAGGGAGCTGAGAATATCCTGGATGCGGTAAACAAAAGCACGGAATGGAATGGGAGACTGGAGGATGCATATAAGGAGTTATTCACACTTCTGGACTGCATCCGTGCCATACAGTCAGATGAACAGTTCAATGATTATGAAACATCACTGGCATCCGTCTTTCACAGCGTGGGAGACTATACCGAAGGGAGTACCAACCTCACATATCTTTTCGCAGATAAAGAAACACAGACAATCTATACAAATAAAAAAGCGTACAGCAGTTACGCACAGCTGGAGCAGAACCTTGAGACAATATTTAAAGAAAAAGCATATGCAGTTGTTTACCCGGAATTAAGTAAGTGTGTGACAAATATTCCGGATGCAGATCTGCAGGTGTGGAATCATACCATTGACCAGAGCTTTGACACAAAGGATTTTGTGTTTGCAGTTTCGGTTGATACGGAATTTTCTGTGGCAGATTCCATGGCTGATGAGGCAGAGAGCTATGAGACATATTCAAAGCTTATGTTTCCGATGCTGGCAGGAGCAATCTTCGGAAGTGTGCTCTGGCTGATCGGTATGGTGTGGCTGACTGTGACAGCAGGAAGGAAACCGAAGGATGAAGAAATCCATCTGAATGGATTTGACAGATGGTATACAGAAATTGCAGCAGGAGCAGTGATCGGTATATGGCTGGCAGGAACGATCATATCAGGAACTTTGATAGCCAACTCATCATTGGGTTACAGTCATGCGGTAGTGACAGTGATTGTTACCTGTCTCATATGTGGAACTTATACAATG carries:
- a CDS encoding sensor histidine kinase is translated as MKGKGYRSSSVKAIWIVIAHLAAVVAAVCAAMFVMIYQTGIRLDDRGKSYTESEAFEKQVSNRGSDILVSLAAQDDINYLKNAGSSAVIDLAEFEEKGNTRDSIRDLSLKNTSGLAYSVSDLLEWGKDWEANYYEGVYDEDSQVIRCESSDGTSHYFYRTDFKKMVADGTLKINYNTDFLEEDDFESKTESEKLDTVADELYYRYTSQSENIGNVTDTRTNTEYPGCFFVELSQLDEKFAPQGAENILDAVNKSTEWNGRLEDAYKELFTLLDCIRAIQSDEQFNDYETSLASVFHSVGDYTEGSTNLTYLFADKETQTIYTNKKAYSSYAQLEQNLETIFKEKAYAVVYPELSKCVTNIPDADLQVWNHTIDQSFDTKDFVFAVSVDTEFSVADSMADEAESYETYSKLMFPMLAGAIFGSVLWLIGMVWLTVTAGRKPKDEEIHLNGFDRWYTEIAAGAVIGIWLAGTIISGTLIANSSLGYSHAVVTVIVTCLICGTYTMAWFLIGYLSLVRRIKAGTLWKNSLIRKVLKWIGKCSGKLAGFARAFSRNTAEKIKVLLVGSAFLFLQFLIIGCVFSGAGVFLLALLAVDVAAMIFAIRKADGQDLIMDGLKKISDGELQYKIKTDTLTGKQKVMAEYINNIGGGLDAAVENSLKKERMQTELITNVSHDLKTPLTSIINYVDLMKRENPTDPKIQEYLRILDEKSQRLKVLTEDVVEASKASTGNIKLEMNDIDFVEMVQQVIGEFEEKFRERNLTMMVHFTDEPSIIYADGQKMWRVLENVFGNVVKYAMEGTRVYAEISNQNKKVIFSLKNISAQPLNFSADELTERFIRGDVARNTEGSGLGLSIAKSLTELQGGEFKLHLDGDLFKVIITFAAK
- a CDS encoding response regulator transcription factor; amino-acid sequence: MANILVCDDDKDIVEAISIYLEQEGYTIFKAYDGLDAINILHSQPVDLLIIDIMMPKLDGIRATLKIREENPLPIIILSAKSEDADKILGLNVGADDYVTKPFNPLELVARVKSQLRRYTRLGAAIPVENAHIYETGGLSINDDLKEVRVDGDVVKLTPIEYNILLLLMKNQGRVFSINQIYENIWNEEAVAADNTVAVHIRHIREKIEINPREPRYLKVVWGLGYKVEKI